The sequence ATGGTGTACGCCACCTCGTCGATCGCCATCCTGTCGTTCATGGTGTGGGCTCACCACATGTATACGACCGGCATGCCGGCGACCGCACAGATCTTCTTCATGTTCGCCACGATGCTGATTGCCGTGCCGACCGGTGTGAAGGTGTTTAACTGGATCGCCACCATGTGGAAGGGTTCGATGACCTTCGAAACCCCGATGCTGTTCGCGATCGGCTTCGTCTGTCTGTTCACGTTCGGTGGTTTCTCGGGTGTGGTGCTGTCGGTGGCTGCCGTGGATATCCAGTTGCAGGATACCTACTACGTCGTTGCCCACTTCCACTATGTGCTGGTTGCTGGTGCACTGTTCTCGCTGTTCGCTGCCGTGTACTACTGGCTGCCCAAGTGGTCGGGCTACATGTACAACGAAACGGCCGGCAAGGTTCACTTCTGGTGGTCGATGATCGCGTTCAACGTGACCTTCTTCCCGATGCACTTCCTGGGTCTGGCTGGCATGCCGCGTCGTATTCCGGACTACGCAACCCAGTTCACCGAATTCAACACCATGGCTACCTTCGGCGCGTTCGCCTTCGGTATCGCCCAGGTTTACTTCCTGTTCGGTGTGTTGCTGCCCTGTTTGCGCGGCGGCTCGGGCCCTGCACCGCAGCGTCCTTGGGAAGGCGCCCACACCCTGGAATGGGAAGTGCCATCGCCGGCACCTTTCCATACCTGGGAGACGCCACCCTCGAAGGAAGTGGTGGATGAGTTGTCGGCCAAGCAGATGCTGCACTAAGCAGTTTGCTTGAGCGGCAAGATGCATAACAGGAACCAGGCGCCCGCCATCTCCAAGACGCCGCGACCCTCGTCGCGGGCGTCTTTGGCAGGCGCCCCCTGTCCGGAAGTTGAGGCGGTATGCAGCAGGAACAGGTACAGGCCGACAACCGCAAGTTGTTGACCAAGCTCATCGTCATTGCCATCGGCATGTTTGCCTTCGGTTATGCGTTGGTGCCGTTTTACGAAAAGATTTGCCAGGTGACTGGTATCAATAATCTTTTCAAGGCCGATGAAGTGACCAATACCCAGGTCAATACGGCACGTCAGATCACGGTGGAGTTCGATGCCAATCTGCGTGGCGACCTGCCTTGGCGCTTCAAGCCGGAGCAAAACCGTCTGGTTGTGCATCCCGGCCAGATGGCGCAGGTCGTGTATGAGGTAACCAACACCAGTAACCGCGTGATGGTGGGTCAGGCAGTACCAAGCTATGGCCCGGCGATCGCTGGTGAGCACTTCAAGAAGCTTGATTGCTTCTGTTTCAAGCAGCAGACGTTCCAGCCGGGCGAAACACGGCGTATGCCGGTGGTGTTTGTTCTGGATGGCACCATGCCCGAGCAGATTGAAACGATCACCTTGTCCTACAGCTTTTTTGAAGTTGAAGGCGCAGTAAAGCAGGGTACTTGAGTGGCCGATAACCATGAAGACCGCAACAGGACAAGCTTGAACCCGCTGAAGGCGGTAGGCGCTGTTCTGTCTGCCTTCTCGGGGATACGGGCAGGCAAGGATTCAAAGAATGATCTGGCCAAGCTGCGACCGGTACAGATCATTTTGGCAGCATTGATTTGCGCAGCGATATTCATTTTCGGCCTGCTGACGTTGGTGCGAAGCATTATCAGCAGCAGTGGCAGCTAGGCAGATTCCTCAGGGAGCAGACATATAATGGCAACCCACCAACCCGATTATTTCGTTCCAGCCCCATCCAAGTGGCCCTTGGTTGGTTCTTTTGCCCTGTTCTTCATTGGTCTGGGCGCAGCATTGGCGGTCAATGCGGTCAGCGCGGGTAGCTATGCGCTGGCAATTGGCTTTGCCATTCTGCTGTACATGCTGTTCGGTTGGTTCGGTGATGTGATTCGCGAGTCCGAGGGTGGCGTTTATTCCAAGCGTGTGGATATTTCCTTCCGCTGGGGGATGGGCTGGTTCATTTTCTCGGAAGTGATGTTCTTTGCTGCCTTCTTCGGCACCCTGTTCTATGTGCGCATGATCTCCGTGCCCGAGCTGGGTAATGTTGAGCACAAGATCCTGTGGCCTGAGTTCAATGCCATGTGGCCCAAGTCGGTTGCCCCCAACGGTGCCGAGCCCTATTCGGTCATGGGCGCATGGGGCCTGCCCGCCTGGAACACCCTGATCCTGTTGACCTCCGGCGTTACCCTTACCTTGGCTCACTGGGGCTTGATGAAGGGCAATCGTGGCCAGCTCAAGCTGTGGCTGCTGGCGACGGTGGCTTTGGGTGCGCTGTTCCTTGGCTTGCAGGTTTATGAATACATGCACGCTTGGGGTGACCTGGGCCTGACCCTTTCCTCGGGTGTTTATGGCGCCACCTTCTACCTGATGACCGGTTTTCACGGCATGCACGTGTTCATTGGTGCGTTGATGCTGGCGGTAATGTACTTCCGCTCGCTGAAGGGTCACTTCACGGCCGAGCACCATTTCGCCTTTGAAGCCGCTGCCTGGTACTGGCACTTCGTTGACGTGGTCTGGTTGATTCTGTTTGTCTTTGTCTACTGGCTCTGATCGATAAGGCCAAGGCCAAAAAAATGGTGCAGCGAGAGCTGCACCATTTTCGTTTTTCTGCCGCCGGTAAACTTACACCGTGCTGGAACCAGGCGGCTCGCGCAGGGTCCACAGTCAGCGCTGCAGCTTTGTATCAGCTCACGCCATGTGGCTGTATCCAGCCCATCTTGTAAGCAATCATCAGCAGGATGAACAGGCTGACAGACAGCGCGACCCGTAAGGTCAGTGCCTTGACGGTCTTGTTGGAGGCCTCCTTGTTCCGCATCAGCGAGAACAATGCGGTACCCAGCGAGACAAGAATGGCGATCAGAAACAGCACGACAACGATTTTCATGGCCTGCATCACAGTGTGGACAGGCCGAGAGTGTAGACGCCCGCCGCCTCCCATTGCCAGTTCTGTTCATGCCATTTCACCGCCCCCACCCGCTGGTTGCCCTTGCTACCGTGCTGCTTGTCGCGCTGACCATTGGTCTGGGCCTGTGGCAGTTCGGTCGCGGCGAACGCAAGACCGAGCTGGCAGCACGCCTTGCCCAGCAAGATCGACTGCCCGTCACAGCGTGGCAGGGCGAACTGGGTGTGGACGTATGGGGACGCCGCTACGAGCTGGAAGGCACTTGGCTACCGACAGCACAGATATATCTCGATAACCGGATACATCTCGGCAGGCCCGGTTATCACGTACTTAGCCCCTTGCGGCTGGCGGATGGCCGCGTGATGGTGGTCAATCGCGGCTGGCTTCCGAGGGTGCAGGGCACGCAGCCGGAAGCGGCATTACCGCAAGCGCCGGCGCGTGTCGTGGTCAGGCTGCAGTCGCCGCAGCAACGGTATGTCACGTTGTCGTCAGCGCAGGTCAGCGGTGCAGTCTGGCAAAATCTCGACTGGACACGCTACCGCACCCTGCTTGGCGTCAGCCCTGTGCCCGCCTTGGCCTTTCAGCTTGAGGGCAACGATACCCTGAATCGCGACTGGCCCGCACCGGATGCTGGGGCGGACAAGCATTACGCGTACGCCGGGCAGTGGTTCTTGTTTGCCGCCCTGGCCATCGTGCTTTTTGTATTTTTGCATTGGAAGTCCCGTAAATGACCGAGAACCCAACCAAGCCCGGCAAACAGCGCTGGATGCTGTTGCTGCTGGTGGCCGTGTGCGCCGCCCCGATTCTGGCATCGTACTTGACCTACTACTTCTGGAAGCCTCAGGGCGGTCGTACCTATGGCGAGTTGCTGGAGGTCAAGCCGGTTCCGGCATTCCCCCAGCAGACGCTGGAAGGCAAGCCAGCCGGATTGGCAGATTTCAAAGGCAAGTGGGTGCTGGTCATGAGCGACGATGTCACCTGCGCCAAGTCCTGCATGGATGCCCTGTTTGCCATGCGCCAGTTCCGCTTGGGGCAGGGCAAGGAAATGGAGCGCGTCACCCGACTCTGGCTGGTGCGCGGTGAGGGTATGCCCTCTTCAGCGGCGGTAAGTGCGGCGGATGGCGCCACCATCCATCGTATCGGTGCGGAGGCCGTGCCCTTGCCTGGCGATGTGAATGCCGGTATCTACCTGATTGATCCGCTGGGTAACCAGGTGATCCGTTATCCGCGCAGTGCAGATGGTGTGAAGGTGATTCGCGAGATCGCCAAGTTCCTTAAAAACAACGTCAACATCGGCTAAGTCATGTTCCGCAAACTGGTTGTCCTTGCTGTTATCTGGACCTTTGGTCTGATTGTTCTGGGTGCCTTCGTGCGTTTGTCAGATGCGGGTCTGGGGTGTCCGGACTGGCCTGGCTGTTATGGCAAGGTGACCCCGCTGCATGCAGCGGAGGAGATCACGGCTGCGCACGCGTCTGATCCGCATGGGCCGGTCAGCATGCGCAAGGCCTGGAAGGAGATGGTGCATCGCTACTTTGCCACCGGTCTGGGCTTGCTGATCCTGATCATCGCGGCAGTGGCCGTAAAGCAGCGACGTCAGCTTGGCCAGTCCCCACTATTGGCGGTGGGTAATGTATTCGTGGTCTGCTTTCAGGGTGCGCTGGGTGCATGGACGGTGACCATGTTGCTCAAGCCCGCCATTGTCACTGCCCATCTGATCGGGGGCATGTTGCTACTCTCCCTGCTGGTGTGGTTGATGATGCGTCAGCGCAGTTGGTCTGGCGTGGGTGAGGCCGCCTTCCGTTTTCGCGGTCTTGCTTTGCTGGGTTTGGCCATTGTGGGCGCACAGATCATTCTGGGTGGCTGGGTAAGTACCAACTATGCGGCGGTTGTCTGTACCGACTTCCCCACGTGCCAAGGGGCGCTGGTGCCCCAGATGGATTTCCAGCATGCCTTCCATGTGATGCGTGATTTGGGTGAAACGCCTGAAGGTAATCTCCTCAGCATGGCGAACCTGACGGCCATCCACTGGCTGCATCGCGTTGGCGCACTGATTACACTGCTTTACGTTGGCTGGCTGGCATGGCGCTTGTATGCGCAAAATGTCTTGCGCAGCCTGTCGCTCGCCGTTGCGGCCGCGTTGTTCATGCAATTGGCGCTGGGTATCAGCAATGTAGTCTTCCATCTGCCTTTACCCGTGGCCGTTGCGCACAATGCCGGTGCCGCATTCCTGCTCAGCCTGATGGTTGCGCTCAATTACCGCTTGGCTCAGCGTTGAATGCTGCGCAACGCGCTTTTGCAGGAGGTCACATGACTGCCACTACGGTTGCCAAACCCGCAACGGGACTACGGTCCAGACTGCGTGAGTTTCTTGCCCTGACCAAACCCCGCGTGGTCGCCCTGATCGTCTTTTGTGCGGTGATCGGGATGTTCCTCGCCACCAAGGACCTTCCGCCATTGGTACCCGTGATCGCTGCCACCATCGGCATCGGGCTCGTCGCGGGTGCGGCGGCGGCGATCAACTGCCTGGTCGAGCAGAAGATCGATGCGCTGATGGCGCGCACCCGCGCGCGTCCTTTGCCACGCGGCCAGCTCAGCAACGCCGAAACGCTGGTGTTTGCCTCGCTGGTGGGTGGTGTGGGCCTATGGTTGCTGTATGCGTGGGTCAACACCCTGACGATGTGGCTAACCCTGGCAACCTTTGTGGGTTACGCGATCATCTATACGGTGATCCTCAAGCCCAATACGCCGCAGAACATCGTGATTGGCGGTGCTTCGGGCGCCATGCCGCCCATCCTCGGCTGGGCCGCCGTGACGGGTACCGTGGGCCATGATGCGCTGATCTTGTTCCTGATCATCTTTGCTTGGACGCCCCCACACTTCTGGGCTTTGGCGCTGTATCGCCGAGATGACTACGCCCGCTCTGGTCTGCCCATGTTGCCGATCACCCATGGCGAAACCTTCACGCGCCTGCATGTGTTCCTCTACACCTTGCTGCTCGCCGCGGTGACGCTACTGCCGGTGGCAACCGGCATGGGCGGACTGATCTATCTGTTCTCGGCGATTGTGCTGAACGCCGTGTTCATCTACTACGCGTGGCGCATATGGCGCGCCTATACGGATGAGCTGGCACGCACCACCTTCCGCTTCTCGATCCTGTATCTGTCACTGCTGTTTGCGGCATTGCTGATTGATCACTATTTGATGGTGCCACTGACATGACACGACGCAACTGGTTGATTGCCGCGCTGGCTGCACTTGCGCTGGCAGGGTGTGGTCAGGCTCCGCAAGCGAGCTTCATGGCGACTGACATCACGGGCGCCGCCATCGGCGGCGATTTCCGCCTGATGGGCCATGATGGACGACCGCGTGCGCTGACCGATTTCAAGGGCAAGGTCGTGGTGCTGTTTTTTGGCTATACCCATTGCCCCGATGTGTGCCCCACCACCATGAGTGAACTGGCGGCAACCATGAAACAACTGGGCCCCAGGGCTGCTGACGTACAGGTTTTGTTCGTAACGGTTGATCCCGAACGGGATACCCAGGCGCTACTGAGTCAGTACGTACCGGCGTTCAATCCTTCGTTCCTAGGGCTGACCGGTAACGTGGCTGAGGTGCGCAGTGCGGCGGACAAGTTCAAGATCGTTTACCAGCGCAGTGGATCGGATCCCACAAATTACAGCGTCGATCACAGTTCTGGCAGCTATATTCTCGACAAGGCAGGTAAACTGCGGCTCCTCGTGAGCTACGGTGCAGGCGCGAAGACCTTTTCGCATGACATTGGTCTGCTGCTCGACGAAGGCGCAGTCCTGTAGCGGACTGTGGCCTGTGGATAAAACATTGCTGAAGCGGCCTAGGCTTCGCCTATGGCAAAATGATTCAGTATTTTCGACCCAGAATATCGATAAGCCGTGGCAGAACCGGAAAACACTTCCCCGCGAGCAGCTGAGGACACGATAGAACTGATCCCCGAAGGGGTGGATGTCAGCAACTATTTGCTGCATACCCCCGTCGAGATCGGTTACGTCCTGCGCTCCCTGGCGCAGAAGCCGGAACTGATCTCCGTGTATTTTGATCACGGCCAGTTTTCCTACCTCTCCGCCATTCTGGCGAGCGATACCAAGGCGCAGAAGTTCTGGTTCGACCTGAGTGCGGTCGATGCCATCAACCGTGCCTTGCTACGTACTGACCATATCGTGTTTGTGGCTGCTCCCGAGGGGGTGCGCGTCCAGTTCGTGATTTCCGGCTCGGTCCGTGAAGACACGCATGATGATCGCCCTGCCTTTGTGGCGAACTTCCCCAGCGATCTGATCAAGTTGCAGCGACGCGAGTACTTCCGGCTCAATACCCCCATCGGCAAGCCGCTGATCTGCAAGATGCAGCACCCTAATGGCAAGGTGCTGGAGTTGCCGCTGCACGATGTGTCGATCGGCGGTATGGGCTTGTGGATGTCCGGTGCGGTAGAGCTGGAGCAGCTGGATGTGTTTCCGGGTTGTCGCGTCGATCTCGGCAGTTTCGGCGTGGTGGAAATCACGCTGGAAATCCGCAGCAAGCGTCAGGTCACTCGCCGCGATGGCACTGTGCAGACCATGGTGGGTACGCGTTTTGTCGACCTGCCGCGGCAAGTCGAGAATGTCCTGCAACGCTTCATTGCCCAGCTGGAGCGCGAACAGCACCAGTTGTTGCGTCAGTAGCCTCGCCCGCTAAGCCACCGAGCACCCGCTCAGGGGTGGGGTGCTGCAAGCGCAAGCGCAACTCCTGTTTCATGCGCGTATTGCGCAGTCGTCGCGATTCCCGCATGAAAGACCACAACATCGGCGATACCTGTGCCCGCAGTGTATCCCTGTCTAGCCTCGGTGGCCGGGGCAGACCTGCTGCATCCGCTACCCGGTCAAACCACTCTCCCATCGTCCACATACAGTCATCGACGACATGGTGTACGCGCCCCCCGCTCGTGCGGAACAGGGCCAGACCGCATGCTCTGGCCAGATCGTCGGCATGGATATGGTTGCTGTAGCCATCGTCCTCCGCCCGTAGGGCTGGCGTGCCAGCTTGTAGTCGCGCCACGGGGAGGCGGTTGTCGGCATAGATGCCCGGTGCGCGCAGGATGACCGTACCCGTACGATGGCGACGTCCGAAGTCACGCCAGAGATGCTCCGCCGCCACACGCCGGCGAGCACGCTCGGACTCCGGTTGGAGCGGCCGGGTTTCGTCGATCAGCGCCCCTCCGCAGTCGCCATACACCCCGCTCGTACTGATGTAGCAAAGCCTGCGTGGTAGAATCGCGGCCTTCGCCAGGGTGGCGGCAAGGTGTTGGCTGCGAGGGTCGCCGATCCCCTGATTGGGTGGCGGTGCACTCAGGAGGATGTACTCTCCGAGCCCGCTCAGCCGGGCCAAGGTGCGGGGGTGGTCCAGATCGGCCAGTATGGGCGTGACGCCGCAAGCCCGCAGTTCGGCAGCCCGGACGGCGTGGCGGCACAGGGCATACACCTTGAAACGGCGGGTCAGCCACGGCAACGCCCGGGTCAGCACGTCGCCGCAACCCACAATCAAAAGTCTTTTCTTGCGCATGAGCCCGATTGTAATCGCGTCAGCGCGCAGGCAGGAAAGCCCATGTCCAAGCATCTCCATATCGAACCCGGTAAGCAGCAGGTCATCGTCAATGAGGGTGAAACCATCCTGGATGCCGCCATGCGCGCAGGCTTCAACATGCCCTACGGTTGCCGCAATGGCGCCTGCGGCGCGTGCAAGGGGAAGGTGCTTGGCGGCGAGGTCCGCCATCGTGAGCACTCCGGCTCGGCATTGAACAAGACCGAGGAAGCGCAAGGTCTGGCCCTGTTCTGCTGTGCTGAGCCGATCACTGATGTGACTATCGAGTGTCGCGAGGTGCAGGCCACCAAGGATATCCAGATCCGCACCCTGCCTTGCCGGGTCGAGAAGATCGACCGTGCTTCCGATGATGTGGCGGTGCTCTCGCTCAAGCTGCCAACGAACGAGCGCCTGCAGTTCCTCGCGGGTCAGTACATCGACATTCACACCAAGGATGGCAAGAAGCGCAGCTTCTCGCTGGCCAACCCGCCTTACGATGATGAGTACCTGCAGCTGCATGTACGCCTCGTGCCGGGCGGTGCGTTCTCGGAGTATGTGCACAACTCGATGCGTGAACGCGAAATCCTGCGCTTTACCGGTCCGCTGGGTTCCTTCTTCCTGCGTGAGGATTCGGACAAGCCCATCATCTTCCTGGCCAGTGGTACCGGCTTTGCCCCGATCAAGAGCATTGTCGAGTTCGCCATCCGCAAGGGTATACAGCGGGAGATGGTGCTCTACTGGGGCTGCCGCTCGCTGAGTGACCTTTACATGCCCGAGTTGCCCAGCCAATGGCAAGTGGATCACCCGAACTTCACCTTCATACCGGTGCTGTCCGAACCGCGCCCCGAGGACGCCTGGCAGGGCCGGACCGGCTTTGTCCATGAGGCCGTACTGCACGATTTTGCTGATCTTTCCGGCTACCAGGTCTATGCCTGTGGCGCCCCCGTCATGGTCGAAGCGGCCCACGGCAGCTTTACCGGCCGCGGTCTTCCGAGCGATGAATTCTTTTCGGACGCATTTTTTCTTTCGCGGGATTTGGGAAAAGCGTAAGGCCTAGGTATAATCCGCCCCCTTGGCCGACTTAGCTCAGTTGGTAGAGCAGCTGCCTTGTAATCAGCAGGTCATCCGTTCGATTCGGATAGTCGGCACCAAAATAAACAAAGGCTTAGCCTACGGGCTAGGCCTTTGTTCCATTCTGCCGTGACGAAAACGTGACAAAGTCCACCACGTTACTACCTCGTCGCCGCTCAATCCGTGCTGCCGCATGGGTCAAATTGTCCGTCGAAAACTTGGCATAACGATCCACCATCGTTCTCGACTTCCATCCACCCAAGTCCTTTAGCTCGTCACAGCTGGTACCCGCTTGCCGGTGCCATGACGCCCAGGTGTGGCGTAAATCATGGAACCGGAAGTCCTCAATCCCCGCTCGCTTCAATGCCTTCTCCCACGCGTTGTTCGATATCTGCCACCGTATGGGCTGGCCCGCATAAGTAAAGCAATAGCGGTCGTGCTGACCGAGAACGCTGCTCAGTACATCCAAAGCATCGCGGTTAAGTGGGACGCCTCTCGGCGTGCCATTTTTGGTCTGGTTCAGCCACGCGGTACCGCGTTGCAGATCGACCCGGCTCCATTCCAAGCCGGTAATCTCTCTGGCGCGACACCCCGTTGCCAGTGCAAACCGGACAATGGCCGCCAGATGGGGCGGGCATTCGGCAATCAGCCGATCCGCCTCTTCCTGCGACAACCACCGATCGCGCTCTACCTCACCCGGCAGGAGTCGAATATGCGGGATGTGATCAACCCACTGCCATTCATCGCGTGCCATCCGCAAGAGACTGCGAATGGTTGCTAAGCAGCGATTGATGGTTGCCGGCGAGTTCCCCTTCTTCATCATTCTCTGCACCACCGACCAGATCATGTCGCCATTGATCTCGTGCAACATCAAGGTGCCGAAGTGAGGATGAAGTTGGCGGAAAACTCGTTGGATATCCCGCAAACTCTTCAACTGCGATTTCAATGTGAGGTAGCGAACCACCGCTTCCTGCCAAGAGCGCGGTGCCTTGATCCCGAAATGCGCTTCCCTGTAAGCATCCAGCGTGAGCTTGGCTAACAGGGCTTCCGCCTCTTCCCGGTGTTCAGTCCCAGCGCTTTGGCGTATGCGCTTCCCATTGGGGAGCGTGGCATTGATCCACCAGTAGCGTGAGTCTGGCCGCTGGTAGATGCCGGTTTCACGGGCCATAAAGTCTCCTTTCCGGCCCGCCCTCGCTGCTTATAGTCGTCAAGCCAACCATCAAGGTCAATCACGTCATAGACGCAACGCCGACCCAATTTGACGAACGGCACATCCAGCTCGGTCAGCAAAGTCACACCGACACCAAGATAGCGAGCGGCTTCCTCCTTCGACAGACACCGAGCAGGCGGCAAGGGCAGACTGGTTTCGTCCATGGTTAGCCCCCGCTGTCCTTGCGGTACTGCTGCGTCGCCTTCCTGACGCGCTCAGCTTCGAGCCGCTCAATCAACCCCGGATCGTTCAGGTCCGTATTGAACAGCCGCCGTTTGGAGGCCAGCTTCCCGGTGATGTACTCATCGAACGACATCCCTAGCCGCGCACTCTTGGCATCGTGGAAGCGGTACAGATCGGTAATGAATTGCTCATTGCCTTGGTACAGGTCGTCGATGTGCTCGCGGGCCATATAGGACACGAGCGTACTGAGCCCGGTGGAGAACAGACGCTCATCACTGGGCGCTCGGGTATCGGGGTAGCTGTTCGCCAATGGTCCGCCTTGGGTTTCCCAATCCACCGAAGCCAAATGGCTCCAGAGCGGATGCACTGGCCAGCGACTACGAGTGCTATCGGCGGGATTTGGCTCGGTCAGCTTTAGCCACTCGGTGGTGGCATAACTCCAAAGACCGTTCAGATTAGCAAGCACCTGTTCGAGTTTGCTCAGCCCCTTGAGCGTCAGCGACTCACGCTTGAACTCGAACTCCAGCCGCCACACCGTTTCACCTTCCTTGCGGCCTGCTTCCGCCCATAAAGGCAACAGATAGTCCTTGCCGTTTTGTGCATGCTCCAGCGACTTGTTATAGAGCCGACAGCCCATCGAGCCACCCACCCCAATCGACCAGCCTGAGAACGCCCCAGCGACCGAGTAGGCGTTGACCGAGTTAGCGCGTGTCACCCATGCCTGCCGACCCCAGCTTTCCATATCGACCGACGACACGAAATCGACGAACAAATCGATCCGGCTCACATTGGGCCGCTCATGCAGGTCGCCTAACTGGGCCAGCAGCCCCTGTAGGTGGGCTTCCGCGTCCTGGGGCGGGCGATGCGCTAGAAAGGCCGCTGCGACCTTGGCATAGGCCATGGGAAGCGTCTTGCTCGGCTTGGCGAGTTGAATCCGGAATGCCGCGTCATCAAGAATGAAGGGAGACATCGACGCGCCCTTGTCCTTCACCTCGAACACATGGCCCGACAACGGCAACTGGGCTTTGGCTTGCTGGCTAGGATCGCCGGACTGGGCGAGCTTCTTCAGCTCAGTCAGCAACCACTCGGTATTGCTGGAGAGCTGTCCCGGAAAGGACAGATACAGGCTATCGACACCCCATCTCAGAGGTTTGAAGTAAGGCAGAGCATCTAGATTGCAGTTTGAGGATGCTGTGTTACTAGGCGGCGCATCCTCGCTTCGCGGTTCCGCCGACCCACCCGCGACGTCCACCCGCGCTGGGCGCGCGGTGCGGGCGTAAAGGGTGGGTTCGGCGGTTGGTCTAACAGCGGAGCTGTGCGGGCCTTGGTCGCCCTGCTTGTGGGACTGAGACATATCCGTTCCTTTCGGAGCTGCCGACCATGCCTGTGTGGCTTGCCGGAACGGATACGGAATCTATGGATCAGCCCAATCGGGATCGACCACCTGAAAATGCGATTTCAGGTGGTGGAAAAGTTTCGTGAAGCGTGGAACTGCTTGCGAAGGTTGCGGAGCGCTGTCGGCGTGTCGGGATAAAGCTGTAGCTCGTGAATCAGCAGCCTTTCCATTTGCTTGTCGGAGAGGCGATCGAACCCCATCTCACGAAGCATGACAAAGACAAACCGGAGGTCTTGATAAG comes from Chitinimonas sp. BJYL2 and encodes:
- a CDS encoding site-specific integrase, coding for MARETGIYQRPDSRYWWINATLPNGKRIRQSAGTEHREEAEALLAKLTLDAYREAHFGIKAPRSWQEAVVRYLTLKSQLKSLRDIQRVFRQLHPHFGTLMLHEINGDMIWSVVQRMMKKGNSPATINRCLATIRSLLRMARDEWQWVDHIPHIRLLPGEVERDRWLSQEEADRLIAECPPHLAAIVRFALATGCRAREITGLEWSRVDLQRGTAWLNQTKNGTPRGVPLNRDALDVLSSVLGQHDRYCFTYAGQPIRWQISNNAWEKALKRAGIEDFRFHDLRHTWASWHRQAGTSCDELKDLGGWKSRTMVDRYAKFSTDNLTHAAARIERRRGSNVVDFVTFSSRQNGTKA